The following are encoded together in the Thermus neutrinimicus genome:
- a CDS encoding transglycosylase SLT domain-containing protein, protein MLASALATSTNYGIPPDIATALAWQESRFNLYLETDRIRAALAKGRCTASPQTELGPLQVKPVAFCQVGKDPGQMLSMSMYARIWYAVAAGLEYLAWLKGQMAGASWKEILQAYNVGLAGFRQGRRNEPYACAIISQANRYSELKV, encoded by the coding sequence GTGCTGGCATCAGCCCTGGCCACTTCCACCAACTACGGCATTCCCCCGGATATCGCCACCGCCCTAGCCTGGCAGGAGAGCCGCTTCAACCTCTACCTTGAGACCGATCGCATTCGTGCGGCCCTGGCCAAGGGGCGGTGCACCGCCTCACCTCAGACCGAGCTGGGCCCCTTGCAGGTAAAACCGGTAGCCTTTTGTCAGGTAGGCAAGGACCCCGGGCAGATGCTGAGCATGTCCATGTATGCGCGGATTTGGTACGCGGTAGCGGCTGGACTGGAGTATCTGGCGTGGCTGAAGGGCCAGATGGCTGGGGCGTCGTGGAAGGAGATTCTTCAAGCATATAACGTAGGACTGGCGGGATTCCGCCAAGGAAGGCGCAATGAGCCCTATGCCTGCGCCATCATTAGCCAAGCCAATCGCTACTCTGAGCTAAAGGTATGA
- a CDS encoding phage holin family protein has translation MRGLLARLLLNTLALWVVSLVYPGVSFAREAGFLDYLVAGAVWGLANALLRPILLFLTLPLNLMTLGLFTLVVNGMVLYLVAEATALQVQGFAGALIGALILSLVSLLLSWLFRD, from the coding sequence GTGCGCGGCCTCTTAGCACGGCTTCTCCTCAACACCCTGGCCCTTTGGGTGGTGAGCCTGGTGTACCCGGGGGTTTCCTTCGCCCGGGAGGCAGGGTTTTTGGACTACTTGGTGGCGGGTGCGGTATGGGGGCTGGCCAATGCCCTGCTGCGGCCCATCCTCCTCTTCCTGACCCTGCCCTTAAACCTCATGACCCTGGGGCTCTTCACCCTGGTGGTCAACGGGATGGTGCTTTACCTGGTGGCCGAGGCCACGGCCCTGCAGGTGCAGGGCTTTGCTGGAGCCCTCATCGGGGCCTTGATCCTTTCCCTGGTAAGCCTTCTTCTCAGCTGGCTTTTCCGCGACTAG
- a CDS encoding CBS domain-containing protein, producing the protein MTVRQVLLRKGGVVYNVHPQATVLEALRKLAEHDIGALLVMEGDRLLGVFSERDYARKLVLLGRFSKDTLVEEVMTREVTTVTPETTLEEAMRLMTEHRVRHLPVLEEGKVIGVVSIGDAVKAIITEQEVLIEELSRYVTENR; encoded by the coding sequence ATGACCGTTCGGCAGGTCCTGTTGCGCAAGGGGGGAGTAGTCTATAACGTTCACCCCCAGGCCACGGTGCTGGAGGCTTTGCGGAAGCTGGCGGAACACGACATCGGGGCCCTCTTGGTCATGGAGGGGGACAGGCTTCTCGGCGTCTTCTCCGAGCGGGACTATGCCCGGAAGCTGGTCCTCTTGGGCCGGTTCTCTAAGGACACCCTGGTGGAGGAGGTCATGACCCGTGAGGTGACCACGGTGACTCCCGAAACCACTTTGGAGGAGGCCATGCGCCTGATGACCGAGCACCGGGTGCGGCATCTTCCGGTCTTGGAGGAGGGCAAGGTGATCGGGGTGGTTTCCATCGGGGACGCGGTCAAGGCCATCATCACCGAACAGGAGGTCCTGATCGAGGAGCTTTCCCGCTACGTGACGGAAAACCGCTAG
- a CDS encoding universal stress protein, translated as MRILLATDGSPQARGAEVLAEWLCYKLSAKLVALYVRDSRLIRALELLDFGALTVPVPAYREELEKALSAHGEALLERIRKSAEEAGLQVEVFMETGLPHEVILRYARTADLLVMGRSGETHGGSFVGLGSTVDRVLRTSPTPVLVAPTDYVEIEGAILGYNASESAVRALHTLALLAKPLGLRVRVVSVHDDPVQAGAWTLEAQTYLQDQGIWVESLAFSGDPAEHLLSLQTPSDLLVLGAPVRRLVLGSTAEHLVRHAVGPVLTVR; from the coding sequence ATGAGGATCCTTCTGGCCACGGATGGCTCTCCCCAGGCCCGGGGAGCGGAGGTGCTGGCGGAGTGGCTCTGCTACAAGCTTTCCGCCAAGCTGGTGGCCCTTTACGTGCGGGATTCCCGCCTCATCCGGGCGTTGGAGCTCCTGGACTTCGGGGCCCTTACCGTTCCCGTGCCAGCCTACCGGGAAGAGCTGGAAAAGGCCCTTTCCGCCCATGGCGAGGCCCTATTGGAGCGGATTCGCAAAAGTGCGGAGGAAGCGGGGCTTCAGGTGGAGGTCTTCATGGAAACCGGGTTGCCCCACGAGGTGATCCTGCGCTACGCCCGCACCGCAGACCTCCTGGTCATGGGTCGGAGCGGGGAAACCCATGGGGGGAGCTTCGTGGGGCTGGGAAGCACCGTGGATAGGGTTTTGCGAACCTCGCCCACCCCGGTACTGGTGGCCCCCACCGACTACGTGGAGATAGAGGGGGCCATCCTGGGCTACAACGCCTCGGAAAGCGCGGTGCGGGCTTTGCATACCCTGGCCCTTCTGGCCAAGCCCCTGGGGCTACGGGTGCGGGTGGTGAGCGTGCACGACGACCCGGTGCAGGCGGGGGCGTGGACCCTCGAGGCGCAGACCTATTTGCAGGACCAGGGAATATGGGTGGAGTCCCTGGCCTTCTCGGGTGATCCTGCTGAGCATCTTCTTTCCTTGCAAACCCCCTCGGATCTTCTGGTCCTGGGAGCGCCGGTGCGCCGCCTGGTCCTGGGGAGCACCGCGGAGCACCTGGTGCGCCATGCGGTGGGGCCGGTGCTCACCGTGAGATAA
- a CDS encoding MFS transporter, with protein sequence MLPLLLAWLHTVNDLFSNFLTPLLPKLMDHFGVGLGTVGLLVSVYSLTGSLFQPLAGLIADRLDRRLLAALGPVLVALGMGSLGLWPRLEALMVVLGLAGFGSALFHASGASLVGEFAPRERRGFWLSFFGSAGYLGLSLGPVVALFAVGAWGLRGLVWLTPLALLPALLLLRLPPVQRRGNPAGFRDFLRVFRGDVARLWGMATLRSLVFMSFSTTLPYWFTQRGLSDAYIALSLSTYSFSATLGTFLGGTLSDRLGRKAVLAGTLAFGLPLYLSLLFLPPGGAPYLALLALTGALMNAGIPVAVALAQELEPGQTATVSGLLMGFTWGFAGLFYAPIGHLIEAWGVMPVLLALGALILPAWALAQGVKEPGLAHGRGR encoded by the coding sequence GTGCTGCCGCTTCTTTTGGCCTGGCTTCACACGGTCAACGACCTCTTCTCCAACTTCCTCACGCCCCTTTTGCCCAAACTGATGGATCATTTTGGGGTAGGGCTGGGGACGGTGGGGCTTCTGGTGTCCGTGTACTCCCTTACGGGTAGCCTTTTTCAGCCCTTGGCCGGCCTCATCGCCGACCGGTTGGACCGAAGGCTTTTGGCCGCCTTGGGGCCGGTGCTGGTGGCCCTGGGCATGGGCTCCTTGGGCCTATGGCCTCGGCTCGAGGCCTTGATGGTGGTCCTGGGGCTTGCCGGCTTCGGCTCGGCCCTTTTCCATGCCTCAGGGGCCAGCCTGGTGGGGGAGTTCGCTCCCAGGGAGCGAAGGGGTTTTTGGCTTTCCTTTTTTGGGTCCGCGGGGTACCTGGGCCTTTCCCTGGGGCCGGTGGTGGCCCTGTTCGCCGTGGGGGCTTGGGGGCTTAGGGGCCTGGTGTGGTTAACCCCGCTGGCCTTGTTGCCGGCCCTGCTCCTCCTGCGCCTGCCCCCTGTGCAGCGCCGGGGAAATCCCGCGGGCTTTAGGGATTTCCTGAGGGTTTTTCGCGGGGATGTGGCCCGGCTTTGGGGGATGGCCACCTTAAGGAGTCTGGTGTTCATGAGCTTTTCCACCACCTTGCCCTACTGGTTTACCCAAAGGGGCCTTTCCGATGCCTACATCGCCTTAAGCCTTTCCACCTATAGCTTCTCCGCCACCTTGGGCACCTTCCTTGGGGGTACCCTTTCCGACCGCCTGGGGCGGAAGGCGGTTTTGGCGGGAACCCTGGCCTTCGGGCTTCCCCTGTACCTGAGCCTTCTTTTCCTCCCTCCCGGGGGTGCGCCCTACCTGGCCCTTTTGGCCCTCACCGGGGCCTTGATGAACGCGGGGATCCCGGTGGCCGTGGCCTTGGCCCAGGAGCTGGAACCGGGGCAAACGGCCACGGTTTCCGGGCTTCTCATGGGCTTCACCTGGGGTTTCGCCGGCCTCTTCTACGCCCCCATAGGCCACCTCATCGAGGCGTGGGGCGTGATGCCGGTTCTCCTGGCCCTGGGGGCCTTGATCCTGCCGGCTTGGGCCTTGGCCCAGGGGGTGAAGGAGCCGGGCTTGGCCCATGGACGGGGGCGTTAA
- a CDS encoding peptidylprolyl isomerase codes for MFGISKKAITILFGLLALAFAVGAILLFTPQAGQQARGKPVLWVNGKAVYELDLLRLQGNDPLYAANPQGLLKTLVDTHFLEQVILTEALKQDAARIRVGSAEVRKEVDRIREQFGLKDKKAYEQFLNQVGYTDAQLRGEIKTQLQIQKRLEQVRSAAKPTPEEVRFYFEVHQEEYKGEARVKARQIVVDDAKLAAELLAKAKAGEDFAALAKGHSKVGAEQGGALGAAPGESEPKPVTKVVFPEKVAEAVFAMKEPGLVGPIEAGGRYYLVKVEEYLPPRVPTFEEVKEQVEKDAQEAKGNGALEAYLEDLRRKAQVRFAEDSPYSYKNPPVAKVGEREILLSEVLQPVFSNQQTAALIQQGLGELAVQFFLPQTLESLIERELLVEAAKGSGKPYIGTKDQIAQAYLLYETRGLTATEEEARKFYAENPALFTIPASAEVTGVVFKAEAKAKAFREAALKGGDLQALAKAQEGNVTEYGTVNPNQLPAVFDRLVFKVKETFPKGPLGEVSEVVKLEDGTFAVLIIKDRKPEVLKPFAEVVEQAREGVINRKRQQQAQALIQELRKAAQIENRLSQVLAELTPKTQEPAKSPTEEAPKEAPSKP; via the coding sequence GTGTTCGGTATCAGCAAGAAAGCCATCACCATCCTTTTTGGGCTTCTGGCCTTGGCCTTCGCCGTGGGGGCCATCCTCCTTTTCACCCCCCAAGCGGGGCAGCAGGCGCGGGGCAAACCCGTGCTGTGGGTGAACGGGAAGGCGGTTTACGAGCTGGACCTGCTAAGGCTCCAGGGGAATGACCCCCTCTACGCCGCAAACCCCCAGGGGCTTCTTAAGACTCTGGTGGACACCCATTTCCTGGAGCAGGTCATCCTCACCGAGGCCCTCAAGCAGGACGCCGCCCGGATACGGGTGGGTAGCGCCGAGGTGCGCAAGGAAGTGGACCGCATCCGGGAACAGTTTGGCCTAAAGGACAAGAAGGCCTACGAGCAGTTCCTGAACCAGGTGGGGTACACGGATGCCCAGCTCAGGGGCGAGATCAAAACCCAGCTCCAGATCCAAAAGCGGCTGGAGCAGGTTCGCTCTGCGGCCAAGCCCACCCCGGAGGAGGTGCGGTTCTACTTCGAGGTCCACCAGGAGGAGTACAAGGGCGAGGCCCGGGTCAAGGCCCGCCAGATCGTGGTAGACGATGCCAAGCTGGCAGCGGAGCTTTTGGCTAAGGCTAAGGCCGGGGAAGACTTCGCCGCCTTGGCCAAGGGACACTCCAAGGTGGGCGCCGAGCAGGGTGGGGCCTTGGGGGCCGCCCCGGGGGAAAGCGAGCCCAAACCCGTGACCAAGGTGGTCTTCCCCGAAAAGGTGGCGGAGGCGGTCTTCGCAATGAAGGAGCCCGGCCTGGTGGGGCCCATAGAGGCAGGGGGGCGGTACTACCTGGTGAAGGTGGAGGAGTACCTGCCCCCCAGGGTGCCCACCTTTGAGGAGGTGAAGGAGCAGGTGGAGAAGGATGCCCAGGAGGCCAAGGGGAATGGGGCCCTCGAGGCCTACCTGGAAGACCTTCGCCGGAAGGCCCAGGTGCGCTTCGCCGAGGACAGCCCCTATAGCTACAAGAACCCCCCCGTGGCCAAGGTGGGCGAAAGGGAGATCCTGCTGAGCGAGGTTCTCCAGCCGGTTTTCTCCAACCAGCAGACCGCGGCCCTCATCCAGCAGGGCCTGGGGGAGCTGGCGGTGCAGTTCTTCCTACCCCAGACCCTGGAAAGCCTGATCGAACGCGAACTCCTGGTGGAGGCCGCCAAGGGGAGCGGCAAGCCCTATATCGGCACCAAGGACCAGATCGCCCAGGCCTACCTCCTCTACGAAACCCGGGGCCTCACCGCCACCGAGGAGGAAGCCCGCAAGTTCTACGCGGAAAACCCCGCCCTCTTCACCATCCCGGCCAGCGCCGAGGTGACGGGGGTGGTCTTTAAGGCGGAGGCCAAGGCCAAGGCCTTCCGGGAAGCGGCTCTAAAGGGTGGCGATCTCCAGGCCCTGGCCAAGGCCCAGGAGGGCAACGTCACCGAGTACGGCACCGTGAACCCCAACCAGCTCCCCGCAGTCTTTGACCGCCTGGTCTTCAAGGTGAAGGAGACCTTCCCCAAGGGTCCCCTGGGGGAGGTGAGCGAGGTGGTGAAGCTGGAGGATGGCACCTTTGCCGTGCTGATCATCAAAGACCGCAAGCCTGAGGTGCTCAAGCCCTTCGCGGAAGTGGTGGAGCAGGCTAGGGAAGGGGTCATCAACCGGAAGCGGCAACAGCAGGCCCAGGCCCTTATTCAGGAACTGCGCAAGGCAGCCCAAATCGAGAACCGCCTGAGCCAGGTGCTGGCGGAACTCACCCCCAAGACCCAGGAGCCGGCGAAATCTCCCACAGAGGAGGCCCCCAAGGAAGCGCCTTCCAAACCCTAG